The following are from one region of the Mauremys reevesii isolate NIE-2019 linkage group 2, ASM1616193v1, whole genome shotgun sequence genome:
- the HIGD1A gene encoding HIG1 domain family member 1A, mitochondrial → MSSSQESALPSYETDISQTSKLIRKSKESPFVPVGMAGLIAVVGYGLYKLKHRGNTKMSVHLIHMRVAAQGFVVGAMTCGVLYSMYREYLAKPKE, encoded by the exons ATGTCATCCAGTCAGGAATCAGCTCTTCCTAGCTATGAGACTGATATCAGCCAGACATCAAAACTGATCAGAAAATCTAAAGAGTCACCCTTTGTACCAGTTg GGATGGCTGGTTTGATTGCAGTTGTAGGCTATGGACTAtacaaactgaagcacagaggcaATACAAAAATGTCTGTTCACCTGATTCACATGCGCGTGGCAGCCCAGGGCTTTGTTGTTGGAGCAATGACATGTG GTGTGCTCTACTCAATGTATCGGGAATACCTGGCAAAACCCAaggagtaa